CCGGATTTTCTGCGATGCCTGGCAGGGATAAGAAATCGTTCATGAATGATCTCGATGGACTGAAATATTTCATTCTGAAAGCCCATCCGCTATAAAACAAATATCAAAATATTTGGTGATACATTCATAAAAAGCATGGCTAGCCTGAAGCAGATCCGCTATTTTCTGACCGTGTCAGACCTCGGGAGCATTACCCATGCCGCCGCCACCCTGTTTGTCGCCCAGCCGGCTTTAAGTCGGCAAATTGGCTTGCTGGAAAAGGAACTCGGCTTTCTGCTCTTTGAACGGGAAGCACGAGGCGTGCGTTTGACCCTGGCCGGGAAAGGTTACCGTGACCGAGTCATGGCGGTTGAGAATCTGCTCAGTGCGGCTGCCGACGAAGGGCTCCAACTGGCGCGCGGGGAGTCTGGCGTATTGCGGCTTCTGCATTCCAGCTCGATTCCTGCCGGTAGCTTGATGCCGGCGATTCATCAGTTTTTGGATGAGTCACCGAATGCACGCATTGATCTGGACCGCATTTCTTCCGAAATTCAAGTTACCGAAGTCGCTGGTGGCAAGGCTGACCTCGGTATCGTCCGCCTTCCTGTCCTGCGGCGTGATCCGGCAGTCACATTTATCGAATTGGTTGATGAGCCGTTGTGGGTAGCTATGCCTTCCAATCACGCACTGGCGAGCAGGGAAAGTCTGACCTTGGCCGAGTTGCAGCAAACACCATTTGTCTCAGCGGTACATCGTGAACGAGGAGGTCTGGCCAGATTGGTCACTGATTTGTGCCTGCGTCGCGGGTTTGTGCCAAATCTGGCACGGGTTATTTCAAGAAAAACGTCCATGCTTGATCTGGTGGCAGCTGGTTTGGGTATTGCAGTTGTTCCTCGGCGCATGACGACAATGGCTGTTGATGGCCTGACTTACCGGCCACTCAGTGATGACGACGCCTGTGCGAGAAGTGCGCTGGTCTTACCACTCCAGGCAAGCCCGCTGGCCCGGCGTTTTGCTGAAATCGTCGCACAAAAAAAGACCCCGCCACTTGGGGCGGGGTAACAGGGATATCTCGAATCGGGGGGTATTCGAGAGGAGGGCAAATCGGTTCAGCGTTTGTGGCGCTTTTTCAGAATCTGGCGAGCGACAACGATCAGCGCGCCTGCAGCTACGGCGGTGACTGCAGCCTTGAGCGGTTCTGCCTGACCTTCGGATAGCCAGTCAAATCCCGTGATGCCAATAAAGACACCGAGCGACTCGCTGATCGGCAGGTTGTCCGCAAAGGCCATTAACGATCCTGACGGGCAGGGATCACATCCAGCGCGGGCTGGACGGCGGCTATCTCGAAGAGATACTGGCGCGTTGCTTCGATAAATTGTTTGATATTCATTTTGATGATTTCCTTTTCGTCCTCTTGGTGGGCTTCGTTTTCTTCCATGCCTCGCATTTTAGGCGGGGCAGGGCAGACCGTCTGTTGCGCGAGCGTTGGCTGGTAGTAACAGGCTTTGATCTTCTGTAACGCTGTGTAACCTTTGCCGAAGCCCTATTGGCGGGTTTTCCAGGTCAGCGTAAAGCGGGCGCCACCGAGTGGCGAGGCGTCGGCGGTGGCGGTGCCGCCTTGCAGTTCGAGGACACGGCGGGCAATGGCCAGCCCGAGTCCGTAACCGCCCGTCGAGCGGTCGCGGGAGCGATCCAGGCGGGTGAAGGCCGAGAAGATATGCTCGCGCTCTTCTGCTGGAATGCCAATGCCGTCGTCGTCAACATTGATACGTATCTGGTCGCGGATGATTTCTGCGTTAATGGAAATTCGCTTGCTGGCGTATTTGAAGGCATTCCGCAGCAGGTTGCGCAAGGCGTATGGCATGGCTTTGCGATCGAGGTCTACGCAGAAATTTTCCGGTAGATTTTCAGTGTCGACCGTCACGTCAAGCTGACGGCCCAGCAGGCGTACGGAATTGACTTCGTCGGTCAGCCATTCGGCAAATTTGACACTGGAGAAATGCGCTTCGGGTGCTTCACGTTCAAATCGGGCGTAGGTCAGGCTGGTGTCGATGAGTTGGTCGAGTTCGTCGAGATCGGCTTCCATCATGGCCCATAGCCGTTCACCTTCTGCCCGTTCGTCGGTTTCCGAAAGCATTTCCAGCGCGAATCGCATGCGGGCGATGGGGGTACGCAATTCGTGCGAAATACCGCAAGAGAGTTCGCGATGGGTGGCCAGCAACTGGCGGATACGTTCCGCCATGCTGTTCATGGTGTCGGAGAGCGGCGCGAAAAGCTGGGTTCGGGCAGTCGGCGAGCGCGCCTCAAAATTGCCGTCACCGAGGTCAAGTGCGGTCTGGCGCAAGGCTTCGAGGTCGCGCCAAATGGGTCGGACCCAGAACCAAAGCGCGATTGCAAAAATGAGGCCGATCAGGCTCCAGGTCAGCAGTCGCAAGCGCAGTTCAAGTGGCAGGCGATCCTTGAGTTCCGGGTTGCGGTTCGAGGCAAGCGGGCCGACGACCAGAACCTGACTGGAGGTGCCAAGGCGGTGGTACATGATATCGCCGTCATGGTCGATGGCGATATCGCCGGCATCAAGCTTGACCACTTGGCTGGGCGTCAGCGTATGGTCGAGCGTCATGCGTTCGACGATACCTAGCCGATAGGAGAACTTTTCGTCGATATCCTTGAGTTTTTTCTGCCATTCGCGCCGTGGCTGGCGAAAAAGCTCGTCTTCGATGATGGTGATCGTGCCCCGCATGAAACGTCGGGCGTAGTCGTCGGTAATGCCCCGCTGGGCGGTCGAAATGACGAAATCGGCGGTGAAGGCGATGGCGACAAACGAGCCCATGGCCAACAGATAGAAATTGAAAAACAGCTTCGACAGGCTGTAGCGGCTACCCCTCCAGCGCGGCAGGGAGACCCGGAACAGCGAGCGGGCGAGACCCTGACTTTGTGCCTTCGGGCTTTCGTCAGTGGCTTGTGGATCAGTTCCAGTCATGCTTGCTGAAAAGATAGCCTTTTCCGCGTACGGTCTTGATGCGCGTCGGATTTTCCGGGTCGTCGTTCAGTTTCTTGCGCAAGCGGGAAATTCGCGCATCGATAGAGCGATCAAGACCGTCAAAGCCGATGCCGCGCAGCTCCTGTAGCAGGTCGTCGCGCGAGAGCACATTGCCGGCATGGGAGGCGAGCAGCCATAGCAGGTCGAATTCGGCGGTGGTCAGGTCGATCGTGTGGCCAGTCAGCGACGCAGTGCGGGTCGACTGGCTGATCTTGAACTGACCGAAGACCATGCTTTCCGATTCGCCATTGTTTGCATCGCTGGCGGTGGGCAGACGTCGCAGCAGGGCCTTGATGCGGGCGAGCAGGACACGCGGCTGAACCGGCTTGGCGATGTAGTCGTCAGCACCCATTTCAAGACCGAGAATCTGGTCGAAATCTTCGTCGCGGGCGGTCAGCATCAGGATCACGCCGCGATATTGCGAGCGCACTGCGCGACAAACTTCGAAGCCGTCCTTGCCGGGCAGCATGACATCGAGCATGACCAGATCGGGCTGTTCGGCCAGAATTCGCGCCTCGGCGGTATCGCCGCGTGGCTCGATGCTGACCTCCATGTCGTTCTTGGTGAGATATTCAGCCGTCAGTTCGGCCAGGCGTTCGTCGTCTTCGACAAGCAGTATGCGTGTGTTCATTCGCTAATCTTAACGACCTGTCGGGCGGCGGTCCACTTTCCCGTGCCTGCAGGGGAATTTCCACGGTCAACCGGAAAAAATGAGCAAATTTCAACACTGGCCAGTGATCGCTTAGAATTCCAGTTGATCGTCTATTTGGGATGTCTTGATGAATTGGTCGAAAGTGCCCGTCCGGGCTTGGTTTGCTAGCTTGGCGCTGGGTTGTCTCGGCTTGGTGGCGGTTGGTATGGAATTGCAAACGCTGCTGCATCTGGCACCGTGCCCACTCTGTATTTTTCAGCGCCTGCTTTACATCCTCATCGGCGTTATTGGCTTGCTGGGATTTGCCCTGCCAGCCGGCAGGATGCTGTGGGCTTCGTTGGCTGGCAGCTTGGGCGTGCTGGGGTTTGGCGTTGCCGCCTATCAGACATGGATGCAGGCGTATCCAGAACTGGCGCCGGAATGCAGCTTTACTGACCCCAATCTGATCGAACGTTTGGTCGACTGGTTGGGCATGCAGATGCCGTCGATGTTTCTGGCTACTGGATTCTGTGCCAGCCGCGACTGGGAGATGTTCGGTCTGTCGATGGCCAACTGGTCAGTGCTGATTTTTGCCGGCATCGTGGTTTATGCCGCAATGCTCTTCATGCAAAAACGCCAGGCATAAAAAACAAAACCCGCCGGAAGGCGGGTTTGTCGAATGCCGGAGAAGCCGAATTACTTCAGCTTGACTTCCTTGTAAGCAACGTGCTTACGAGCCTTCGGGTCGTACTTCATGAACTCCAGTTTCGCAGGCGTCGTGCGCTTGTTCTTGGAGGTGGTATAGAAGTGACCGGTGCCAGCTGTAGATTCCAGCTTGATTTTTTCGCGACCGCCTTTAGCCATTTTATTATTCCTTCTTTATTAGACTTCGCCGCGAGCACGCAGGTCGGCCAGAACGGCATCGATGCCATTCTTGTCGATCAGGCGCAGACCGGCGTTGGAAACGCGCAGGCGCAGGAAGCGGTTTTCAGATTCGACCCAAAAACGACGGTACTGCAAGTTCGGCAGGAAGCGGCGTTTGGTTCTATTGTTGGCATGGGAAACAGTGTTCCCAACCATCGGGCCTTTACCCGTTACTTGGCAGACTCGCGCCATGATGGTGCTCCAGAATTCGCTAGAAGAGAGCCCACAAGTATAACCAAAAGTACTGAGTCGTTTCAAGGGGTTTTATGAATTTTATAGCAAACCCCGTTCAGCAAAGGACAGTGGCGGGGTGTTGCCGGCGACGATGAAGTGGTCGAGAACCTTGACGTCGACCATGGCCAACGCCTCTTTCAGTGAGCGGGTGAGCATTTCGTCGGCGCGCGAGGGTTCGGCTATGCCGGACGGGTGATTGTGGGCCAGAATGACGGCAGCGGCATTGTTGGCGAGCGCTGCCTTGACTACTTCACGCGGGTAAACAGAGGTTTGCGTCAGCGTACCGCTGAATAATTCTTCGGCTTTCAACAGATGGTTTTGCGCATCCAGCCACAAGGCCATGAATACTTCGTGGCCACGGTTGGCCAGCTTCAAGCGCAGCCAGTCACGCACCTTGCCGGGTGAAGTGAAGCTGTCGCGAGTGGCCATGTCCTGTGAGAGTGCTCGTCGGGCAAGTTCGAAACTGGCTTTCAACTGAGCGGCCTTGGCCATGCCGATGCCGGAAACGCTGGCCAGTTCGTCGAGCGAGGCTTCGGCCAGTGTGCCGAGCTGGCCGTCGAAGCGATGTAGCAGATCGCGGGCAAGATCGACGGCACTTTTGCCTCGTACACCTACTCGCAAATAAATAGCCAGCAGTTCAGCATCGGAGAGCGCTTCCGGGCCGTGTGCCAGCAGTCGTTCGCGAGGTCGCTCGCCTTCCGGCCAGTCGGTAATCGCCATATTCTTTCCAGTAGAATGTGCGGACACCAATTCTAATGGCAAGACAATGGAATTACAGGGAAAACGCATCGTTCTCGGCGTGACCGGCGGTATCGCGGCCTACAAGGCGGCTGAACTGGTCCGCTTGTTGGGTAAACAGGGGGCGGATGTGCAAGTGGCCATGACTGAGGGGGCCACCCATTTCGTGACAGCGACCACCTTTCAGGCACTCTCCGGCAAACCGGTCTACATGGATCAGTGGGATGCACGGATGCCCAACGCCATGGCACATATTGATTTGTCGCGCCAGGCCGACCTGATTCTGGTAGCGCCGGCTTCGGCGGATTTCCTGGCGCGAATCACGCACGGCATGGCTGATGATCTTCTGGCCACCATGGTACTGGCCCGTGACTGCCCGTTGCTGGTGGCGCCGGCAATGAACCGCCAGATGTGGGAAAACCCGGCCACACAGCGCAACATCAATCAGTTGCAGGCCGATAGCGTGCGCATTCTTGGCCCGGCCAGCGGCGAGCAGGCTTGCGGCGAAATCGGTGCCGGCCGCATGCAGGAACCGGCGGAAATCCTCGAAGCAGTGATTGCGTTTTTTACGCCCAAGGTGCTGACCGGCAAGAGGGTCTTGATCACTGCCGGGCCAACTTTCGAGGCCATCGATCCAGTGCGGGGCATTACCAATCTTTCCTCCGGTCGCATGGGCTATGCGGTTGCACGCGCGGCGAGGCAGGCCGGAGCAGAGGTGACGCTGGTTTCCGGCCCGGTAGGATTGTCTGTGCCGCTAGGGGTCGACTGCATCAATGTACGGAGTGCGCTCGATATGCATGCCGCGGTAATGGCGCAGGCGACAGATTCTGATGTTTTCATTGGTGTCGCAGCGGTGGCTGATTATCGCGTTGCCAATGCGGCCGAACACAAGCTGAAAAAAGATACTGGTGGCATTCAGCCGATCGAGCTGATCGAAAATCCGGACATTCTGGCTGAAGTAGCTGCGCTGTCGGACGCGCCGTTTTGCGTTGGTTTCGCCGCTGAGAGCCGCAATCTGGAAGAATATGCGCAGGCCAAGCGGCGCAAGAAGAATATCCCGCTGATCGCCGGCAACCTGATTCAGGATGGGTTTGGCGGCGACGACAATCGTCTGGTGCTGTTCGATGATGCTGGCGTGCATCCGCTGAACCCGGCGCCGAAATCGGTGTTGGCGCGCCAGCTAATTGAACATATTGCGATCTTGATTGGAAAAAACTGATGCATCGTATCGACGCAAAAATTCTCGATAACCGTCTGCGTGACAACCCACCAAATTACGCGACGCCGGGTTCAGCCGGGCTGGATTTGCGCGCCTGCATTGAGGCGCCGTTGCATGTGGCGCCCGGGCAAACAACACTGGTACCAACCGGCATGGCGATTCACTTGGCTGATCCGGGGCTGGCCGCGATGATCCTGCCGCGCTCAGGGCTCGGCCACAAACACGGCATTGTGCTGGGCAATCTGGTCGGTTTGATTGACAGCGACTATCAAGGGGAATTGATGGTGTCGGTGTGGAACCGTGGCAGCGTCGGCTTTACCTTGAATCCACTGGATCGCATTGCGCAACTGGTCGTGGTGCCGGTGTCGCAGGTGGGGTTCAATATTGTCGATGACTTCGATGCCAGCCATCGCGGCGAGGGTGGTTTCGGCAGCACCGGCAAGGCATGAGGTAATTTGTCGATTGAGATTGAGGGGCTGCAGCGCCCCTCAATCTCGTTTATCAGTGCTCAAAATGGTAATAATGCTTGTTTAGCCAAGCAGCAACGTTCCCTTCGTCTTCCGGAAACCAGCCGGCATTCACTGACGAATTGCAGGATGAGACACGCTGCAGCAGTTCCAGCTTGTCGGACAGCATCCTCCCGTCACGGCTGTACATCTTGCTGCCATCGCCGCCATACATTCTGATGTGACAACCGGTGCAGGCTTTGTCGTGCATGGCTTTGCCCGCTTGCAGGTCGACGGTGCCCCAAGGCTCTTCGGCCCATGCGCCAGTGCTTAAAACAGCGAGTATCGTCAAGATTTTCTGATTCATGTTGTCTCCTGT
The nucleotide sequence above comes from Betaproteobacteria bacterium. Encoded proteins:
- a CDS encoding LysR family transcriptional regulator, with the translated sequence MASLKQIRYFLTVSDLGSITHAAATLFVAQPALSRQIGLLEKELGFLLFEREARGVRLTLAGKGYRDRVMAVENLLSAAADEGLQLARGESGVLRLLHSSSIPAGSLMPAIHQFLDESPNARIDLDRISSEIQVTEVAGGKADLGIVRLPVLRRDPAVTFIELVDEPLWVAMPSNHALASRESLTLAELQQTPFVSAVHRERGGLARLVTDLCLRRGFVPNLARVISRKTSMLDLVAAGLGIAVVPRRMTTMAVDGLTYRPLSDDDACARSALVLPLQASPLARRFAEIVAQKKTPPLGAG
- a CDS encoding ATP-binding protein, encoding MTGTDPQATDESPKAQSQGLARSLFRVSLPRWRGSRYSLSKLFFNFYLLAMGSFVAIAFTADFVISTAQRGITDDYARRFMRGTITIIEDELFRQPRREWQKKLKDIDEKFSYRLGIVERMTLDHTLTPSQVVKLDAGDIAIDHDGDIMYHRLGTSSQVLVVGPLASNRNPELKDRLPLELRLRLLTWSLIGLIFAIALWFWVRPIWRDLEALRQTALDLGDGNFEARSPTARTQLFAPLSDTMNSMAERIRQLLATHRELSCGISHELRTPIARMRFALEMLSETDERAEGERLWAMMEADLDELDQLIDTSLTYARFEREAPEAHFSSVKFAEWLTDEVNSVRLLGRQLDVTVDTENLPENFCVDLDRKAMPYALRNLLRNAFKYASKRISINAEIIRDQIRINVDDDGIGIPAEEREHIFSAFTRLDRSRDRSTGGYGLGLAIARRVLELQGGTATADASPLGGARFTLTWKTRQ
- a CDS encoding winged helix-turn-helix domain-containing protein → MNTRILLVEDDERLAELTAEYLTKNDMEVSIEPRGDTAEARILAEQPDLVMLDVMLPGKDGFEVCRAVRSQYRGVILMLTARDEDFDQILGLEMGADDYIAKPVQPRVLLARIKALLRRLPTASDANNGESESMVFGQFKISQSTRTASLTGHTIDLTTAEFDLLWLLASHAGNVLSRDDLLQELRGIGFDGLDRSIDARISRLRKKLNDDPENPTRIKTVRGKGYLFSKHDWN
- a CDS encoding disulfide bond formation protein B; translated protein: MNWSKVPVRAWFASLALGCLGLVAVGMELQTLLHLAPCPLCIFQRLLYILIGVIGLLGFALPAGRMLWASLAGSLGVLGFGVAAYQTWMQAYPELAPECSFTDPNLIERLVDWLGMQMPSMFLATGFCASRDWEMFGLSMANWSVLIFAGIVVYAAMLFMQKRQA
- the rpmG gene encoding 50S ribosomal protein L33 — translated: MAKGGREKIKLESTAGTGHFYTTSKNKRTTPAKLEFMKYDPKARKHVAYKEVKLK
- the rpmB gene encoding 50S ribosomal protein L28 translates to MARVCQVTGKGPMVGNTVSHANNRTKRRFLPNLQYRRFWVESENRFLRLRVSNAGLRLIDKNGIDAVLADLRARGEV
- the radC gene encoding DNA repair protein RadC, with the protein product MAITDWPEGERPRERLLAHGPEALSDAELLAIYLRVGVRGKSAVDLARDLLHRFDGQLGTLAEASLDELASVSGIGMAKAAQLKASFELARRALSQDMATRDSFTSPGKVRDWLRLKLANRGHEVFMALWLDAQNHLLKAEELFSGTLTQTSVYPREVVKAALANNAAAVILAHNHPSGIAEPSRADEMLTRSLKEALAMVDVKVLDHFIVAGNTPPLSFAERGLL
- the coaBC gene encoding bifunctional phosphopantothenoylcysteine decarboxylase/phosphopantothenate--cysteine ligase CoaBC, producing MELQGKRIVLGVTGGIAAYKAAELVRLLGKQGADVQVAMTEGATHFVTATTFQALSGKPVYMDQWDARMPNAMAHIDLSRQADLILVAPASADFLARITHGMADDLLATMVLARDCPLLVAPAMNRQMWENPATQRNINQLQADSVRILGPASGEQACGEIGAGRMQEPAEILEAVIAFFTPKVLTGKRVLITAGPTFEAIDPVRGITNLSSGRMGYAVARAARQAGAEVTLVSGPVGLSVPLGVDCINVRSALDMHAAVMAQATDSDVFIGVAAVADYRVANAAEHKLKKDTGGIQPIELIENPDILAEVAALSDAPFCVGFAAESRNLEEYAQAKRRKKNIPLIAGNLIQDGFGGDDNRLVLFDDAGVHPLNPAPKSVLARQLIEHIAILIGKN
- the dut gene encoding dUTP diphosphatase, coding for MHRIDAKILDNRLRDNPPNYATPGSAGLDLRACIEAPLHVAPGQTTLVPTGMAIHLADPGLAAMILPRSGLGHKHGIVLGNLVGLIDSDYQGELMVSVWNRGSVGFTLNPLDRIAQLVVVPVSQVGFNIVDDFDASHRGEGGFGSTGKA
- a CDS encoding cytochrome c; its protein translation is MNQKILTILAVLSTGAWAEEPWGTVDLQAGKAMHDKACTGCHIRMYGGDGSKMYSRDGRMLSDKLELLQRVSSCNSSVNAGWFPEDEGNVAAWLNKHYYHFEH